The sequence AATTCATTAGAATATGCACTCTCTACGCTCGCCGTGGATGAAAGCACAGCGCACGATATCGCCTACCTATTCGAGCGTCAGGCCTTCTTCGATACCAGTCAACCCAACCCCTTATACAGGGCGATTCGTTATGTGCGAGCGGTATCGGCACAGTTGCCCAACCCAATGCGTATCAGACGCATTTGCTGTCTTCGCAACCAATTACCCGGCGAACAAATGTTGTGCTCAAGCTGTCCTTTACTAGTAAACCTCAAAGAACCGTTACTCGCGATCCAGTTGCAATTGATGAACCAAGGTGACGACGCGTGATGCAATTCTTTCAAAAAATGATGTTAGCCATTTGTTGCTTTTTGATCCTAACGGCAACACAGGCCATGGCCTCGGATGAGATCGGTATACGTAGCGCCGTATTACCCGACCATCCAAAGCGCATAGTAGTGCTAGAATTTTTGTTCGCCGAGTCGCTCGCCGCGCTTGACCTGACACCAGTTGGCATGGTCGACCCAGATCGCTACCGTGAATGGATCGGTTACGACAATGCGCGCTTTAGCAACGTTATTGATATCGGCACACGCCAGCAACCCAGTCTGGAAGCCATCGCCAGACTTAAACCTGATCTCATCGTGGGCGTCACGTTCAGGCACGCCGCATTGTTTGATGCCTTTGAGCGAATCGCTCCCACTGTACTTTTCAACTTCAACGCAACCGACATCAAAGTCAATCAGCTCGATCACGCACTTAAGGTGTTTGACGTATTTGCAAAACTCGCTGGTCGTAGCGCGGCTGGTAAAAAAGTAGAGCAGAACTTGGAAATATCACTGGCAGCCGACCGCGCACGTCTCACTGCTGCCGGATTATCCGGCAAGCGCTTAGCCGTATTGCAAGAACTTGGTCTGCAAGACATGTACTGGGCTTACGCCACCAACAGCATGGCCGGTGGTATTGCCCAGGTATTAGGACTCTCCCTTTGGCCCAACTGGCCGACAAAAGAAGGAACAACGTTTGTATCATCTGAAGACCTTCTTAAGCAGAAAGAATTGCACGTCTTGATGATCAGCGCAACCGGTCCAGAAGTCGGATTAGCACAAAAGCTCCATTCACCAATCTGGCGCTATGTGCCAGCACGCATTGCCGGACACGTAGCGTTAGTACCACGCAATATATGGGGATTCGGCGGCCCGATGTCAGCGGCTAAATTGTCGCGTCAGTTGACGGATGCAATGCTCGCGGCGGGGCGGGGTGATGGCGCGTTGAATAGGTAAGGGCGATTTTGGTGTTTTTTCAATTTAAGGATAAATCGCTGCATTTAACTTATAAACGTCGGATACAGAATCAAATATTAGCCACTGCACCAAAAAGCTTAAAAGTACTCATCAATGCGTAATCAGGTCTGCACAAAAAATCGCCTTGATGCTCTATACTCTTTTTGTCCCTGAAAAAAAAGGGAACTGGTTTGACGACTTGATACTTGATATATCCAAAGAGCGTGCCGCGAAATGCGGTTTTTTTATTTGCGCTCGTCTTTGTGCGTCCTCTTTAGGCAGCGGTGACGGTTAAGCGTTTTAATCCTATCAAGACAAATACAATGCCTCACATCTTGTTTTACCAATCCTGTTTACACACCATCCACCGCATTCCTGGTTACGTCAAAGTCGAAGAAGTATCCGATGTTGCCCGGCACGCTGCCAAGGTGATGCCATCATGACCAAACCAAACATCCCCAATAACTCGCCCGGACCAACAACGCAACCGGAACCAGCGTCAATCCACCAAGCCTTTTCATGGCTGCCGCTTGAACATAGAACAGATCCACATGCGCAATTTATTGCCATGACCAATGACATCTGCCTTGGCGTACAAACCTGTATCGATCTGGCCCATTTCAGCACCATGGACCGAGGCAGCGATACAAAACCCGTGCTGGATACCGCCGACACCGACCGCTTGTTACGCATGGCTTCAATGTCATCACAAATGCTGGCGGATGTGGCAGAGAGTCGGATTGATCGACTGAAGCGTCAACCTGATCAGCAAACGGAATAACCGACCTAAAAGCCTCTAGCGTCAATGCTGGCGGACAGATTTTTGCCCCGATGTTAAATAATTAAACGCACCAAACTGGCACGACGTGCCCGCATGAATCTGGCGCATAGCGGCCATAAAACAACACTCACTCCGTACCATTTTCATGTCGATTTAGTTTTCTGGCTAGCGCATTCGCACGTCTATACCAACTCTATTTTCCAGGTTAATTTACTATTTAATTCGGTGCAATTTAGTATCAGACGACACGTAAGAAATTCCTTATTGTTCACAATCACCCCTTTTTTATTGCGCCTAATCCGATCTAGTATTGCGCACTTACACACTTTTTATCCGCCATTGCGCTGAATAAAAATCTAACAAATTCTTGAGCATTTTTCTTATACCAAACAGACAGAAGCGCCATGTCGTGTCTCGCCCGTGTTGATTTCACGTGCGCGTATCGACATCGGCGGTAGTTGTTAAGACGCAGAAAGAGGCATCGGCGCTGCAGCAATACGATCCAGTGCGTGGCGTATTTCGCGGGTTGAGTGTGGCGATTCTTAGTGCTTTCGTTAGCATGATTTTACTTAGCAATAAGGTCAGCGCGAAATTAATCAGTAAAAAAATGGTGCCAAATACACCGGGCGATACTACGAGTTTTGTTATCACTGACCGCCACGATAACCCGGATGAGGCGTCGTCAGCTTGTGTGCGCTTTGAAAAAAATATGGCGCGATCTACATAGAGCAATCTATTCTGTAATCAAAGCTACAGCAAAAACTGTGCTTATGGTTGAGTCAAAATCATTACGAGTTGATGCAGTACGTTTGGTCTTTGAGAGACGTCTAAAAAAGCGGCGGCCTTAACTACTTTAAACTTGCGGCCTGAAGATTATGCTTTGGCCGAAGCTTATTTTGCGCAAAATCCACCCCATGGAAACAATGCCAAGCCATCACCAATTAAACCGTGAATTCATCATGAGCCATTGATAATTTTCTGATCGCGGTCTGGCGGCCCCTTCCGACCAAGGGCGGCGAACCAACGACCGTCACCGATATTTTTTACATTTATGCCGACCACAGCAATACACCCCGCGTCATCACCGACGCCAGCAATAACCAGATGGTCTGGCGCTGGGATCTTGGCGATCCGTTCGGCATCTTGCCACCAAGTGAGAATCCACGCGGACTCGGCAACTTCACCTACAACCCGCGCTTCCCCGGCCAGTTGTATGATCGGGAGACGGATCACTTTTATAATTACTATCGGGATTATGATCCGCAGTTGGGACGGTATTTGCAGAGCGACCCGATTGGGTTGGCGGGTGGGATTAATACGTGCACTTACGGATTGAATAACCCTTTAACTTACACGGATCCTACGGGGCAGAATGCCGCAACACCAATAATATTGGATTAAAACCAATAATATTGGATTAAATGCTTACGGTCGCTATGCTCTCGACGATAGTTATATTGGTCTAATACGATGTAAGCAAGAATGCCAAGAAACATTCGCGATGCAACTCATCGTGCCGAATAAGGCTATCGACAATAAATGTCTATACAGTTTCATTAATTTCCAATCTGTTTTGAGAGATTTTCCTTAGCTAGCCAGCGCGAGCGGCTTAATCGCTTGGGCGATGGCCTTTCCAGCAGATATCTCGGCAATACGAAGATCGTAGGCGCTTTGGAGGTTCAACCAGCCTTGCGCCTCGCTACCAAAATACCGTTCGAGGCGCAGGGCTGTATCAGCAGACACGCCACGTACTCCTTGGGTGATCTCGCTAAGACGCGAGTAAGGAACATGCAGAGCCAAAGCCACAGCCCGCACGCTGACACCCATAGGCTTCAGGCTCAGTGTGGGTCTTTCATCAATACGTCGTAGGGTCCACTTTCACCCCACTTAAAGGTTAGACGCCACTGGTCGTTGATCCGCGCATGCCAAGCGCCGTTGTACTCTTTCAGGTCGTTGCCTGGCGGGACTTTCATAAAATTCACTGAGGGTGCTGAATTGAGTAGGGCCAGCTTACGCTCGGCTACACTCTTTATGTTGGCAAACCGGCGACTCTTGCCCGTGGTGAACAGGGCTTCAGTGTTACTACAGTTAACAGTCAATATGGACTACTATTTTTCCATTAATCAGGTAATTAATAACACTGGAAAAATAGGATTCTGTCGCGTTAGCAGAGACAGATCAGACTGCTAGCAGACTTTGATCAACCTTTAAACTGAACGGATTTATCGCGCCAAACTATAAAATTGGTTGGCAAAAGACATTTCATCGGATATTTCCATTTTGGGCCGTCCTTTGCGTATGTTGTGCATCAGTTCAATGCGCGCTAATACGTTTTTACCTGCAGGGGTAAAGTTGATGTTAAGCATTGGTTTGTTCCCCCGTTCGATTGCACCTCTTCATCAACAATCATCCCATTTTCCAGCTTGATACAGCGATCCGCCAGGTGGAAATAGCGGTCGTCGTGGGTGATGGCGAGTACGGCTTTGCCGCGTGCTGCCAACTCTGGCAATAATTCCTGATAGAACACGGTTTTGAACATGGGGTCTTGATCTGCTGCCCATTCATCGAACAGATAAAACGGTCTGTCTTCGAGATAGGCGACAACCAGCGCTAGGCGCTTGCGTTGGCCTTGCGATAGTTCTCGTGTTGAAAAGGCGCCGTTGACGATTTTTACTTTGTGATCTAGATGGAGTTTTGCCAGCAGTGCATTGGCACGGGCGTCCAGATCGCTTGAATCACCTGGTTTTCCGTTGGCGTTGGAACTGATACCAAGCAGCGATTCAAACAAATGAAAGTCTGAGAATACCGCTGAGAAAAGTTGACGGTATTGCGGCCGATTGACGTCGTTAATGATGTGTCCGTTGACGCGTACATCGGCACCTTCTGGCGTATAAAGACCTACTAATAACTTTGCCAGGGTGGTTTTTCCACTACCATTTCCACCGACTAAAAATGTTAATTCACCGGGTTTGAAGGTCAGGTCCATGGGGCCGAACTGGAACATGCCGTCTTCTTTTTCGCGATAGTAGCGATGCGTCAGTCCTCTGATGGATAGTTGTTGGAAGTCGTCAAATGTCGTGGACGTAGTGTCGTTTTCAACGTCTTGGAGTTCCTGCAAAACGTTCTCTATACGGCCGAGCGAGACGCGGGCGGCGTTGAGTGTTGGCAGGTTGTTGAGTACACCATCCAGCGGCACCAGCATGAATAGAAATACGATCACATAACCGGCCAGAACCTTGAAATCGATGACGGCAATTTGACTTGGCAGAAAAATCACTACGCCGAGGAATACGTAGAATAGAAACAAAATCCAGCCGACTCCGACGGCATACGATACGAACGCCTTGGTACGATGCAAGCGCACTGCGTCAATCTCTGGATTCAGTGATTCGTGCATAAAACTGCGGGCGCGTTCGCGATGTAATTTTAGCTCTTTAGCACCGGCGAATAAGGCGTTGAAGTAGCCGAACAGTTTGTCTTGCGCCACGCCAGCAGCTTCTAGCGCCTTGATGGCACGGGCATCGCCGAGTCGATAGCCTAGCGAACCGATGACGACGACTGCGCTTGCCAGGAAGAATACTGGCCATGACAAATAGGCCAGATATCCAAGGCAACCGGCGACGATGGAGCCGTGCATAAGCAGATTGGGTAGGGCGAAGAAAAGCATCGACACATTGGTCGCATCTTCGGTAACGATCGATTGTGCACGCGCTGCACCCAATTTTTCGACATCGCGATAGGACGCGCTGGCGACGCGTTGGGAAATATGTTCGCGCATTTTACTCATCGTGCCTTGACTGAGTTGTGCAAACAGTACGCCACCCAGAATCCGGCTTACCAGCGTCAGCACGGCCAGCCCCGCAAATTTCCAGGCCAGCGGCGTGAGCGCCTCGGGTGTGGCTGTCAGCGCATGGTTGATGAGCGCGACCAGCGACACGCTGGAAAGTCCATTGACGACGCAGGCAATTAACGCTATAGCGAGCGGCCAGCGCGAACGATATAGGAGTGACAGTAAAAGCCGGGTTGCCGGTCGATTTTTTTGGCGCGGTGGAGTCTTCATCGTATTCGCAAAAGTGGGTGTCATTGATTAGACGATTGGGAGGCGAGAATAATTAGCCAGGACTGTCGCAAAATCGCCCCAATTGCGTTGCGCTCTCCTGGCTGGACTAACGTACTGTCGTCGGCGCGCCTTGTTGAGAAGGTTTTGCGTAAATCTTATTAGCGTCTTTTTTTTTCGGGTGAAGGTCATGCTTAAAAAGTGCTGACCCCATTCGTCATCCCATTACAACCGCGAGGTTTGACGGTTATTGACGAATGAAATGACGAGAAGAAAAGACGGTAAGAAATGAGAAATGCGACAGGCGTTGAGCGCCATCTTCCGTATTGGCAAGCAAAATTAGGGGATGCCGACGCGCAATTAGTATTGCCTTATGACCGGCCGCGGCGTTTTCCGCGTTCGCATCAGGTTGTGCGCCATCCTTTTGCGCTGACCGATCTGTTAACTAGTCGGTTGCGTCATTGCCAGCGAGATGGGCGACACAGCCTGGAAGGTACATTTTTATCCGCATTTGCTGCGCTGCTGCATCGATATAGCGGCGAGTCGGCGTTGCGGGTGGCGGTGTCGGGCGCGGAAGATGCATATTTGTCATTAATTCAGCCACTAGGACGGCAGCCGGTATCATCATTATTGGCCGATGTTGACGCAGCATTAAACGATGCGCGGGCGCATCCGTTGCCATTATCGTTGCTCGCTTTACAGCAAAAAAAATGCTTTGCAGATGGGTTGGATGGTGATGAAGACTTGTGTCGGGTCGCTGCTTTTCACCATCCTTTCGGCGAGGAAATGTGGTATTCGAACAACGCGCCACAACTTGAGGGTGCGCCTTTTTTTGACCTAACGCTTGTCACCGAGGAAAGCGCAGATGGCGTGTTAAGCGGTGCGTTCGTGTACGCGGCAGAGTTGTTTTTGCCGTCAACGATTACCCGATTGACCGGCCATTATCTGGCGTTGTTGGAGCAAGTTGCCCAAAATCCGAGTATTACCCTTAATCAATTGGCATTGTTAAGCGATGCAGAACAAGCGCAAATTACGCGCTGGAATGCGGCAGCAGATCAAACAGTTGAAAAACTATTTGTGCCCATCCATACGGCGTTGACTGCGCAAGCCGAGATGTACGGAGACCGCATTGCGCTATGCCATGGCGTAACGACTGTGAGTTGTGATGAATTGAATATTCGCTCAAATAGGCTGGCGCATCGTCTGATCGCCAGCGGGGTAAAAGCCGAGGCACGGGTCGGTGTCAGCATCGAACGTTCTGCCGAGATGATCATCGCGTTGCTGGCGATTCTCAAAGCCGGTGGCGCGTTTGTGCCGCTTGATCCGCGTTATCCGGCTGCACGTTTGTCCTACATGCTCAGTGATGCTGGTGTGCAACATCTGGTCACGCAGCGCGGATTATCGACTGTAGCAATCACGCCCGACTCGATGACCACCTTGTACGTGGAGGACGTGCAAAATGAGGATTCCACGGAATATGATCATCCGCCCGCCGTGGTCATTCATCCGTCGCAAAGCGCCTATTTAATTTATACCTCCGGTTCGACCGGTCAACCGAAAGGGGTCACTGTCGAACACGGACCGCTGGCACGGCATTGTCAGGCCATCGGTGAACGTTATCAGATGAGTGTCGAAGATCGGGTCTTGCATTTTGCCTCGATCAACTTTGATCTGGCGCATGAGTACTGGCTGATGCCGTTACTGTTTGGCGCACGCCTGGTGATTACCGACAACGTGTTATGGAGTCCGGCTGAGACCTGCGCACAACTGGCGCATCACGGCGTGACCGTGGCTGCGTTTCCACCGAGTTATCTGGTGCAACTGGCCGAAGCGGCGCAAGCACGTCAGGATAAGCTGGCTTTGCGGGTACTTGCCTTTGGCGGTGAAGCGCTCTCGCGTGAACACTTCGAACTGGTGCGCACCGTGTTTGCCCCTGCGACCCTGATCAATGGCTACGGTCCGACCGAAACCGTGATTTCGCCGATGCTCTGGATCACGCAACCGGATACCGATCCTGCCGAATGGCAACATAACGCCTATCTACCGATAGGCACGCCGGTCGGTGCACGCTCGGCGTATGTGCTGGATGCCGCGCTCAATGCGCTGCCGGTCGGTGTCGCAGGCGAACTCTATCTGGGCGGCGCGGAACTGGCGCGTGGGTATCACGCGCGCGCAGGGATGACCGCCGAGCGGTTTATCCCTGATCCATTCTGTGCTGGCGGTCGACTGTATCGTACCGGCGACCGCGCCCGTTGGCGCAGCGACGGCAGTGTGGATTATTTGGGGCGATTGGA is a genomic window of Glaciimonas sp. CA11.2 containing:
- a CDS encoding RHS repeat-associated core domain-containing protein, which produces MPPSENPRGLGNFTYNPRFPGQLYDRETDHFYNYYRDYDPQLGRYLQSDPIGLAGGINTCTYGLNNPLTYTDPTGQNAATPIILD
- a CDS encoding HigA family addiction module antitoxin; amino-acid sequence: MGVSVRAVALALHVPYSRLSEITQGVRGVSADTALRLERYFGSEAQGWLNLQSAYDLRIAEISAGKAIAQAIKPLALAS
- a CDS encoding type II toxin-antitoxin system RelE/ParE family toxin; translated protein: MTVNCSNTEALFTTGKSRRFANIKSVAERKLALLNSAPSVNFMKVPPGNDLKEYNGAWHARINDQWRLTFKWGESGPYDVLMKDPH
- a CDS encoding amino acid adenylation domain-containing protein — encoded protein: MRNATGVERHLPYWQAKLGDADAQLVLPYDRPRRFPRSHQVVRHPFALTDLLTSRLRHCQRDGRHSLEGTFLSAFAALLHRYSGESALRVAVSGAEDAYLSLIQPLGRQPVSSLLADVDAALNDARAHPLPLSLLALQQKKCFADGLDGDEDLCRVAAFHHPFGEEMWYSNNAPQLEGAPFFDLTLVTEESADGVLSGAFVYAAELFLPSTITRLTGHYLALLEQVAQNPSITLNQLALLSDAEQAQITRWNAAADQTVEKLFVPIHTALTAQAEMYGDRIALCHGVTTVSCDELNIRSNRLAHRLIASGVKAEARVGVSIERSAEMIIALLAILKAGGAFVPLDPRYPAARLSYMLSDAGVQHLVTQRGLSTVAITPDSMTTLYVEDVQNEDSTEYDHPPAVVIHPSQSAYLIYTSGSTGQPKGVTVEHGPLARHCQAIGERYQMSVEDRVLHFASINFDLAHEYWLMPLLFGARLVITDNVLWSPAETCAQLAHHGVTVAAFPPSYLVQLAEAAQARQDKLALRVLAFGGEALSREHFELVRTVFAPATLINGYGPTETVISPMLWITQPDTDPAEWQHNAYLPIGTPVGARSAYVLDAALNALPVGVAGELYLGGAELARGYHARAGMTAERFIPDPFCAGGRLYRTGDRARWRSDGSVDYLGRLDHQVKLRGVRIEPGEIEAQLLACLGVREAAVLVHGDGGDGQLVAYLVAEESGAPLDRTLLKSQLQQRLPDYMVPAQFMLLDRLPVTANGKLDRRALPAPTWKGRAYRAPESVVEISLGTIWAEVLKLDRVGLDDHFFELGGHSLLATQATALIRERLLIDMSLADFFEHPTLTQCAAHLSRHVGAARLTEADDLSDMDALLQALEN
- a CDS encoding cyclic peptide export ABC transporter, whose protein sequence is MKTPPRQKNRPATRLLLSLLYRSRWPLAIALIACVVNGLSSVSLVALINHALTATPEALTPLAWKFAGLAVLTLVSRILGGVLFAQLSQGTMSKMREHISQRVASASYRDVEKLGAARAQSIVTEDATNVSMLFFALPNLLMHGSIVAGCLGYLAYLSWPVFFLASAVVVIGSLGYRLGDARAIKALEAAGVAQDKLFGYFNALFAGAKELKLHRERARSFMHESLNPEIDAVRLHRTKAFVSYAVGVGWILFLFYVFLGVVIFLPSQIAVIDFKVLAGYVIVFLFMLVPLDGVLNNLPTLNAARVSLGRIENVLQELQDVENDTTSTTFDDFQQLSIRGLTHRYYREKEDGMFQFGPMDLTFKPGELTFLVGGNGSGKTTLAKLLVGLYTPEGADVRVNGHIINDVNRPQYRQLFSAVFSDFHLFESLLGISSNANGKPGDSSDLDARANALLAKLHLDHKVKIVNGAFSTRELSQGQRKRLALVVAYLEDRPFYLFDEWAADQDPMFKTVFYQELLPELAARGKAVLAITHDDRYFHLADRCIKLENGMIVDEEVQSNGGTNQCLTSTLPLQVKTY
- a CDS encoding iron-siderophore ABC transporter substrate-binding protein, with the translated sequence MQFFQKMMLAICCFLILTATQAMASDEIGIRSAVLPDHPKRIVVLEFLFAESLAALDLTPVGMVDPDRYREWIGYDNARFSNVIDIGTRQQPSLEAIARLKPDLIVGVTFRHAALFDAFERIAPTVLFNFNATDIKVNQLDHALKVFDVFAKLAGRSAAGKKVEQNLEISLAADRARLTAAGLSGKRLAVLQELGLQDMYWAYATNSMAGGIAQVLGLSLWPNWPTKEGTTFVSSEDLLKQKELHVLMISATGPEVGLAQKLHSPIWRYVPARIAGHVALVPRNIWGFGGPMSAAKLSRQLTDAMLAAGRGDGALNR